One Actinoplanes missouriensis 431 DNA segment encodes these proteins:
- a CDS encoding histidine phosphatase family protein → MRTVYLVTHPEATHHVDGLVGGWFDSDLTPRGLAQAEQIAEALAGRLVVDAPVELFSSDLTRTRRTAEIVAKRLGIDVVLDADLREKSYGEAGGRPQVWLDGRFIPPPAAGERMRHDEGVPGAETKWQQAVRAYSALDRILRSNIENQIVVTHGGTATFLIAAWIGMPVDAAGFVSFQVSSGSITSLREDDYFHNRGVVHLNDTAHLT, encoded by the coding sequence ATGAGGACCGTTTATCTGGTCACGCATCCGGAGGCGACACACCACGTCGACGGGCTGGTCGGCGGTTGGTTCGACTCCGACCTCACCCCTCGCGGGCTGGCACAGGCCGAACAGATCGCCGAAGCACTGGCCGGCCGGCTCGTGGTGGATGCCCCCGTCGAATTGTTCTCGTCGGACTTGACTCGCACACGGCGTACGGCGGAGATCGTTGCGAAGCGGCTTGGCATCGACGTGGTCCTCGACGCCGATCTGCGCGAGAAATCCTACGGCGAGGCGGGCGGACGGCCTCAGGTTTGGCTGGACGGGCGGTTCATTCCGCCCCCGGCCGCCGGTGAACGGATGCGCCATGACGAGGGCGTTCCGGGCGCGGAGACCAAGTGGCAGCAGGCCGTCCGAGCCTACTCAGCCCTGGATCGCATTCTGCGGTCGAACATCGAGAACCAAATCGTGGTCACGCACGGAGGCACCGCTACATTCCTCATCGCAGCGTGGATCGGCATGCCCGTGGACGCGGCCGGCTTCGTCAGCTTCCAGGTTTCGTCCGGCAGCATCACATCTCTGCGTGAGGACGACTATTTCCACAACCGCGGAGTCGTCCACCTCAACGACACCGCCCATCTGACCTGA
- a CDS encoding phosphotransferase: MRKPPPDLTETALLKALRAGWPPAAGKIEFLPLGAGSYSWSVVGRWFARVDDLGFDPAGRDEAFAELHRSLATAVSLRNDSGLDFVLAPLPDQTGAPLRRLSSRYALSLYPLVDGVAGPFAPHPPADRAEIVDLLARLHDAPPGLAPRITPALPGRSSLEVALGDLGSVWDAGPYAEQARALLAGRADDIHGWLAEFDRLVAELPADGVLTHGEPHPGNVLRTADGLLLIDWDTVAVAPPERDLWMLTGRFATLVGAQPDPGDEEVLARYTARTGRTVSEAGLALYPLWWTLADIAVFTDELRRGEDAPESLAYLGGYLRRRR; encoded by the coding sequence ATGCGTAAGCCTCCCCCGGACCTGACCGAAACCGCCCTGCTGAAGGCGCTGCGCGCCGGTTGGCCTCCAGCGGCCGGGAAGATCGAGTTCCTGCCGCTGGGTGCGGGCAGTTACTCCTGGTCGGTCGTGGGCCGTTGGTTCGCCAGGGTGGACGATCTCGGTTTCGATCCGGCCGGCCGGGACGAAGCGTTCGCCGAACTGCACCGCTCACTGGCGACCGCGGTGTCCCTGCGGAACGATTCCGGGCTCGACTTCGTCCTCGCCCCGCTGCCGGACCAGACCGGGGCGCCTCTGCGGCGGCTCTCCTCCCGGTACGCGTTATCGCTGTATCCCCTGGTCGACGGCGTTGCCGGGCCGTTCGCGCCGCACCCGCCCGCTGACCGCGCGGAGATCGTCGACCTGCTCGCCCGCCTGCACGACGCCCCACCCGGCCTCGCGCCGCGGATCACTCCGGCGCTGCCCGGCCGCAGCTCGCTGGAGGTGGCGCTCGGTGACCTCGGCAGCGTGTGGGACGCCGGACCGTACGCGGAGCAGGCACGGGCCCTGCTGGCCGGACGAGCCGACGACATCCACGGCTGGCTGGCCGAATTCGATCGCCTGGTGGCGGAGTTGCCGGCAGACGGGGTGCTCACCCACGGCGAACCGCACCCCGGCAACGTCCTGCGCACCGCGGACGGCCTCCTGCTGATCGACTGGGACACCGTGGCGGTCGCGCCGCCCGAGCGTGACCTGTGGATGCTGACCGGCCGGTTCGCCACCCTGGTCGGGGCGCAGCCGGATCCGGGCGACGAGGAGGTGCTGGCACGGTACACCGCCCGCACGGGTCGGACCGTCTCCGAGGCCGGGCTCGCGCTCTACCCGCTGTGGTGGACACTGGCGGACATCGCCGTCTTCACCGACGAGCTGCGCCGCGGCGAGGACGCGCCGGAATCGCTGGCCTACCTGGGCGGCTATCTCCGGCGGCGCCGTTGA
- a CDS encoding alpha/beta fold hydrolase, with amino-acid sequence MIETDVTVDGRTLHAYAHGDGDLVVMWHHGTPNIGTPPAPLFAAARRLGIRFIAYDRPGYGGSTPRPDRDIASAAGDAAAVADALGVGTFAVFGHSGGGPHALACAALLPGRVTAAVAGAGLAPFDAEGLDWFAGMGPGGVASLRSAAAGRAAKEAYAGNPAITDPDFTAADWAALEGAWGWFGSVVEPAIANGPAPLIDDDLAYVRPWGFDPATITVPVLLAHGEDDRMVPASHSVWLADRIKGAELRLTPGAGHISVLTAQDEAALEWIAAVGRTRENA; translated from the coding sequence ATGATCGAAACCGATGTAACGGTGGACGGGCGGACGCTGCACGCCTACGCGCACGGCGACGGCGACCTGGTGGTGATGTGGCATCACGGGACACCCAACATCGGCACCCCGCCCGCGCCGCTCTTCGCGGCGGCGCGGCGGCTCGGCATCCGATTCATCGCCTACGACCGCCCGGGGTACGGCGGTTCCACTCCCCGCCCCGACCGCGACATCGCCTCGGCGGCCGGTGACGCCGCGGCGGTGGCCGACGCGCTCGGCGTCGGTACGTTCGCGGTGTTCGGTCACTCCGGCGGCGGCCCGCATGCGCTGGCCTGCGCGGCGCTGCTCCCCGGCCGGGTGACCGCCGCGGTGGCGGGCGCCGGGCTCGCCCCGTTCGACGCCGAGGGTCTGGACTGGTTCGCGGGCATGGGCCCCGGTGGTGTCGCGTCGCTGCGGTCCGCGGCCGCCGGCCGGGCCGCCAAGGAGGCCTACGCGGGGAACCCGGCGATCACCGATCCGGACTTCACCGCGGCGGACTGGGCGGCTCTCGAGGGCGCCTGGGGCTGGTTCGGCTCGGTGGTGGAACCGGCGATCGCCAACGGCCCTGCGCCGCTCATCGACGACGACCTGGCCTACGTACGCCCGTGGGGCTTCGACCCGGCCACGATCACCGTTCCGGTGCTGCTCGCGCACGGGGAGGACGACCGGATGGTGCCGGCGTCGCACAGCGTCTGGCTCGCGGACCGGATCAAGGGGGCGGAACTGCGCCTCACGCCGGGCGCCGGGCACATCTCGGTGCTCACGGCGCAGGACGAGGCGGCTCTCGAGTGGATCGCTGCGGTCGGCCGTACCCGGGAAAATGCGTAA
- a CDS encoding SigE family RNA polymerase sigma factor — translation MTFEDFLTARLPALLRYATVLACDTHLAEDIVQEVLARAQPRWARIAAADVPEAYVKRMIINELASWRRRRAARVVPLSHDALDAVSAPADEPQRAVGERDEMIRRIARLPLKQRIVIALRFYEGLSDQEIADLLGCRPATVRSHTSRALASMRANFPTASSAGTSRIGG, via the coding sequence GTGACATTCGAGGACTTTCTGACCGCACGGCTGCCCGCGCTGTTGCGGTACGCCACCGTGCTGGCCTGTGACACGCACCTGGCCGAGGACATCGTGCAGGAGGTTCTCGCCCGGGCGCAGCCCCGCTGGGCTCGGATCGCCGCCGCGGACGTGCCGGAGGCATACGTGAAACGCATGATCATCAACGAGCTGGCCTCGTGGCGGCGGCGCCGGGCCGCGCGTGTCGTGCCGCTGTCGCACGACGCGCTCGACGCGGTCAGCGCGCCGGCCGACGAACCGCAGCGGGCCGTCGGCGAACGCGACGAGATGATCCGCCGGATCGCCCGGCTCCCGCTGAAGCAGCGGATCGTGATCGCGCTGCGGTTCTACGAGGGGCTGAGCGACCAGGAGATCGCCGACCTGCTCGGCTGCCGGCCGGCCACGGTCCGCAGCCACACGTCGCGGGCGCTCGCCAGCATGCGGGCCAACTTTCCCACCGCATCTTCTGCCGGCACTTCCCGGATCGGAGGCTGA
- a CDS encoding transaminase — protein MSTDSGIDRARLRSLAERERTTFTERHPRSAGAYKEADHLFGRVPMTWMNKTAADFPIYLDRARGNRITDVDGNEFVDFALGDTGAMAGHSPAPVVEAVTRRISDLGGLSTMLPTEDAAVAGAELARRFGLPAWSFALTATDANRWAIRLLRAVTGRSKILVNSYCYHGSVDESLIVVGPDGNGMSREGNVGAPTDVTRTSRVAEFNDLEGLERELAHGDVAAVLMEPALTNIGIVLPDDGYLAGVRQLTRKYGTYLINDETHTFSAGPGGATAFWDLSPDVVTIGKAIGGGVPVGAYGLSRELADALSGRGDLDLVDMGGVGGTLAGNPVSMAATRATLEHVLTEDAFTHMIGTASAFAAGISKIIDGYGLPWSVSRLGARVEYRFANPAPRNGTESARSADGELEDFLHVYLANRGVLLTPFHNMALMCPETTMADVSRHHEIFDAALKELTA, from the coding sequence ATGTCGACGGATTCCGGAATCGATCGCGCCCGTCTCCGCAGTCTTGCCGAGCGTGAGCGGACCACTTTCACCGAGCGCCACCCCCGGTCTGCGGGAGCCTATAAGGAAGCTGACCACCTGTTCGGCCGCGTGCCGATGACGTGGATGAACAAGACGGCCGCGGACTTCCCGATCTACCTCGATCGGGCGCGCGGCAACCGCATCACCGATGTGGACGGCAACGAGTTCGTCGACTTCGCCCTCGGCGACACGGGCGCGATGGCCGGCCACTCCCCCGCGCCCGTGGTCGAGGCGGTCACCCGCCGGATCAGCGACCTCGGCGGCCTGAGCACGATGCTGCCGACCGAGGACGCCGCAGTCGCGGGCGCGGAGCTGGCCCGCCGGTTCGGGCTGCCGGCGTGGAGTTTCGCGCTGACCGCGACGGACGCGAACCGGTGGGCGATCCGGCTGCTGCGCGCGGTCACCGGCCGCTCCAAAATCCTCGTGAACAGCTACTGCTACCACGGTTCGGTCGACGAGTCGCTGATCGTTGTCGGTCCGGACGGAAACGGCATGAGTCGCGAGGGCAACGTCGGCGCGCCGACCGACGTCACCCGGACCAGCCGGGTCGCCGAGTTCAACGACCTGGAGGGCTTGGAGCGGGAGCTCGCGCACGGTGACGTGGCGGCCGTGCTGATGGAGCCGGCGCTGACCAATATCGGCATCGTGCTGCCCGACGACGGATATCTCGCGGGCGTCCGGCAGCTGACCCGCAAGTACGGCACGTACCTGATCAACGACGAGACGCACACGTTCTCGGCCGGTCCGGGCGGCGCGACGGCGTTCTGGGACCTGTCGCCGGACGTCGTCACGATCGGCAAGGCGATCGGCGGGGGCGTGCCGGTCGGCGCCTACGGACTCTCCCGGGAACTCGCCGACGCGCTCAGCGGCCGCGGCGACCTCGACCTGGTCGACATGGGCGGCGTCGGCGGCACCCTCGCCGGCAACCCGGTCTCGATGGCAGCCACCCGCGCCACCCTCGAGCACGTGCTCACCGAGGACGCCTTCACCCACATGATCGGCACGGCGTCGGCATTCGCCGCCGGCATTTCGAAGATCATTGACGGGTACGGCCTGCCGTGGTCGGTCAGCCGGCTCGGAGCGCGCGTGGAATACCGGTTCGCGAACCCCGCCCCGCGCAACGGCACCGAATCGGCGCGCAGCGCGGACGGCGAGCTGGAGGACTTCCTGCACGTCTACCTGGCGAACCGCGGGGTGCTGCTGACCCCGTTCCACAACATGGCGCTGATGTGCCCGGAGACGACGATGGCCGACGTCTCCCGGCACCACGAGATCTTCGACGCCGCCCTCAAGGAGCTGACCGCCTAG
- a CDS encoding beta-propeller fold lactonase family protein gives MSGRRLAVVVTVEHQDDPVLSRFAVPSADVPVLAQALGDGGLGGFDVAFLHDPGTAETQARITALFEGRDQDDLVLLYFRGIMLTGPGGGLYLAGSDTAMARPQETAVDVSRLAVMMQRSRAGQAVVLLDGRTGGPVDAGHHFRAARAAEWQSRMVIATTARLEPPTFAGMIADGIRTGAADRDRDGFVSIGELHDHLRERDPGVRQWVFGSGRQPYLSRIRRPGSDQMTMIAQLAVAAAGADLTRAVEARETLRRMTTGEGRVAAAAAAALRRTSVRLAEPALDFGRVPPGTRQLAAGIPVQGPPLTVASAVTSSVEGLHARLEGSVLKVSWFPTVGRLDGVVTLEGPAGSARLVVTGEVAEELEATGGFQPTPGANGARAASELPAGAGWQAASELPAGPEAAAPPAAAMPLPAAPVAAEPVAPVAAEPVAPLAVEPVVPVAAEPVAPVAVGPVAAETGWPAAAGGGFGWSVRPPQPRDPVPAASGSGSDHPSGTGIVNPPPAVTSKEADVPAGGDATAGQGSSGNGGPVPGPRQSSEDRPERAGDGSSSAAAGFGAVAAGFGAVAGWGRGDGSSGAVPADVGAPPGAAADGGAADRASTDSGSASDGPPDRGGPVAAEAEPASEGEKSDAGGYQGWSAAGSWPTASVAGAAWLRTQSAAEDAGGAGSSGSSGESPGEAISERPKPEPVTATPEPEPVAATPEPAPVAATPEPAPRPALDPLPASEPISAPAAMAPEPASASDSTVPPETARAAETTPAPIGEPPEEATPAHPWPSHHGVAGDPWLTPPARTRSQPDTDLTGPLPARPASGAGGPSAPRPVSAAPSEPSWPSAPAASAPTSGWPGRGPGSDDPWAGAGPPPGPVSGAPNAPTSGAAATSGAAPTSGAAPTSGAAPTSGAAPTSGAGPGFGTAPTSGAAPTPDTWPGAAQPDPWAAQSPGSPADPWTQATPADPWGQPTARVSTWPASPADGGWQGPPTTPAPAYPNSLGAAYPGTPGAAYTGAPGSGYPATPAAAFPATVRGTAQPGSGHPGAPPPGGPGSDPYPEKPRRRAGLALIILLAVAVLAAGSYLGVRLLRSDDNTAAPPQQQQQGQEPGAPAEGETTTAPPPAAEVPASLTKPVVVDRFRLGQEPEGVVVSPDNKMVYVADQNSKDVHFIEVASRKITKVTVPNTPRFIAVSQDGSRLYASMFENDFTGNGLAVIDTKDRKLVKAIRTGPRPFEPAVGPDGDVWVPIHNGARVEIYDDQSLTESGRISVPPNPHWVTFSPDGNTAYTANHESSQISVVNTADRIVQRNIKVGRSPHAIALTPDGAKLIVTNYDLDRVEIFDTATLRRIKAVGVGKEPQAVMTSTDGKHAYVVNEGSDTLSVIDMKAAKVVSTVKVGDSPRVVALSPDGLRLYVTDGGGRTVTVLRTTEE, from the coding sequence ATGAGCGGCCGACGGCTGGCAGTGGTGGTGACGGTCGAGCACCAGGACGATCCTGTGCTGAGCAGGTTCGCGGTGCCGTCCGCGGACGTGCCTGTGCTCGCTCAGGCGCTCGGTGACGGCGGGCTCGGCGGGTTCGACGTGGCGTTCCTGCACGATCCGGGCACCGCGGAGACGCAAGCGCGGATCACGGCGCTCTTCGAGGGGCGCGATCAGGACGATCTCGTTCTGCTGTACTTCCGCGGGATCATGCTGACCGGGCCGGGCGGCGGGCTCTATCTGGCCGGTTCGGACACCGCGATGGCCCGGCCGCAGGAGACGGCCGTCGATGTCTCGCGGCTCGCCGTGATGATGCAGCGCAGCCGTGCCGGGCAGGCCGTGGTGCTGCTCGACGGGCGCACCGGCGGGCCGGTCGACGCCGGGCACCACTTCCGCGCGGCGCGGGCGGCGGAGTGGCAGAGCCGGATGGTGATCGCGACGACGGCGCGGCTGGAGCCGCCCACGTTCGCCGGGATGATCGCGGACGGGATTCGCACCGGCGCCGCCGACCGCGACCGCGACGGTTTCGTCAGCATCGGCGAGCTCCACGACCACCTGAGGGAACGGGACCCCGGCGTGCGCCAGTGGGTGTTCGGGTCGGGCCGCCAGCCCTACCTGTCCCGCATCCGCCGCCCCGGCAGCGACCAGATGACGATGATCGCCCAGCTGGCCGTCGCGGCCGCCGGCGCTGATCTCACCCGCGCGGTCGAGGCCCGCGAGACCCTGCGACGCATGACCACCGGTGAGGGCCGGGTGGCTGCCGCGGCTGCGGCCGCGTTGCGACGCACATCGGTACGGTTGGCCGAACCCGCCCTCGACTTCGGCCGCGTCCCGCCCGGCACCCGCCAGCTGGCCGCCGGGATCCCGGTGCAGGGCCCGCCGCTGACCGTCGCGTCCGCGGTGACCAGTTCGGTGGAGGGTCTGCACGCGCGGCTCGAGGGCAGCGTGCTCAAGGTTTCCTGGTTCCCGACCGTGGGCCGCCTCGACGGGGTGGTCACGCTGGAGGGGCCGGCCGGGTCGGCGCGGCTGGTCGTGACCGGTGAGGTGGCGGAGGAACTGGAGGCTACCGGCGGGTTCCAGCCCACGCCGGGTGCGAACGGCGCGCGGGCGGCGTCGGAGTTGCCGGCCGGTGCCGGGTGGCAGGCCGCGTCAGAGTTGCCGGCCGGGCCGGAGGCTGCCGCGCCACCTGCGGCTGCGATGCCGCTTCCGGCGGCTCCTGTTGCCGCGGAACCGGTTGCGCCTGTCGCCGCGGAGCCGGTTGCGCCTCTTGCTGTAGAGCCGGTTGTGCCTGTCGCTGCGGAGCCGGTTGCGCCTGTTGCCGTGGGGCCGGTTGCGGCTGAGACGGGGTGGCCGGCGGCTGCCGGCGGTGGATTCGGCTGGAGCGTGCGGCCGCCGCAACCCCGCGATCCGGTTCCGGCTGCGTCCGGGTCCGGGTCAGACCACCCATCGGGTACGGGCATCGTGAACCCGCCGCCCGCCGTAACCTCGAAGGAGGCTGATGTTCCCGCTGGTGGGGATGCCACGGCGGGTCAGGGGAGTTCGGGGAACGGCGGACCGGTGCCTGGGCCACGGCAGAGTTCCGAGGACCGGCCGGAGAGGGCCGGTGACGGGTCTTCGTCGGCTGCGGCGGGGTTCGGGGCGGTCGCGGCCGGGTTCGGGGCTGTCGCCGGGTGGGGCCGGGGAGATGGTTCGTCCGGTGCGGTTCCGGCAGATGTTGGAGCTCCGCCGGGGGCGGCTGCGGATGGTGGAGCCGCTGATCGCGCGTCGACGGATTCCGGGTCCGCGAGCGATGGGCCCCCGGATCGTGGTGGGCCTGTCGCGGCGGAGGCTGAGCCGGCTTCCGAGGGTGAGAAGTCGGATGCTGGTGGCTATCAAGGGTGGAGCGCGGCCGGGTCGTGGCCGACGGCTTCGGTTGCGGGGGCGGCTTGGTTGCGGACCCAGTCTGCGGCCGAAGACGCTGGTGGAGCCGGTTCCAGCGGGTCGTCGGGTGAGTCCCCCGGTGAAGCGATCTCGGAGCGCCCGAAGCCCGAGCCGGTGACCGCCACGCCGGAGCCCGAGCCGGTAGCCGCGACGCCGGAGCCCGCGCCGGTAGCCGCCACGCCGGAGCCCGCGCCGCGTCCGGCCCTCGATCCCCTCCCGGCTTCTGAACCGATCTCGGCACCTGCGGCCATGGCGCCGGAACCCGCGTCGGCATCCGATTCGACCGTGCCTCCCGAGACGGCCCGGGCTGCGGAAACGACGCCTGCACCGATCGGCGAACCGCCGGAAGAGGCGACGCCTGCGCACCCCTGGCCCAGTCATCACGGTGTCGCCGGGGATCCGTGGCTGACGCCGCCCGCCCGGACCCGTTCGCAGCCGGACACCGACCTCACCGGTCCGCTGCCCGCACGCCCGGCCTCCGGTGCGGGTGGCCCTTCGGCGCCGCGGCCGGTGTCGGCTGCGCCGTCCGAGCCGTCGTGGCCGTCCGCGCCTGCTGCCAGCGCACCCACGTCGGGGTGGCCCGGCCGCGGTCCCGGCTCCGACGATCCGTGGGCCGGCGCGGGCCCGCCGCCCGGCCCGGTCTCGGGCGCACCGAACGCTCCAACATCCGGGGCGGCAGCGACATCCGGGGCGGCACCGACATCCGGGGCGGCACCGACATCCGGGGCGGCACCGACATCCGGGGCGGCACCGACATCCGGGGCAGGGCCCGGGTTCGGCACGGCGCCCACATCAGGCGCAGCACCCACGCCCGACACCTGGCCGGGCGCCGCGCAGCCCGACCCCTGGGCCGCGCAGTCTCCGGGCAGCCCCGCCGACCCCTGGACTCAAGCGACCCCCGCCGACCCCTGGGGCCAGCCCACGGCCCGCGTCTCCACCTGGCCCGCCTCCCCCGCCGACGGTGGCTGGCAGGGCCCACCCACCACGCCGGCGCCCGCCTATCCGAACAGCCTGGGCGCCGCCTATCCCGGAACCCCCGGAGCTGCCTATACCGGTGCGCCGGGCTCCGGGTACCCGGCTACCCCGGCGGCTGCCTTCCCGGCGACCGTTCGGGGGACGGCTCAGCCCGGCTCGGGGCACCCCGGAGCGCCTCCGCCGGGCGGGCCGGGCTCGGACCCGTACCCGGAAAAGCCCCGGCGGCGAGCCGGCCTGGCCCTGATCATCCTTCTTGCGGTGGCGGTTCTCGCGGCCGGGAGCTATCTCGGCGTGCGCCTGCTGCGCAGTGACGACAACACCGCGGCACCCCCGCAGCAACAGCAGCAGGGGCAGGAGCCCGGCGCACCGGCCGAGGGCGAGACGACGACCGCCCCGCCGCCGGCCGCGGAGGTCCCCGCGTCGCTGACCAAGCCGGTCGTGGTGGACCGGTTCCGGCTGGGGCAGGAGCCGGAGGGCGTGGTCGTCTCGCCGGACAACAAGATGGTCTACGTGGCCGACCAGAATTCGAAGGACGTCCACTTCATCGAGGTCGCGAGCCGGAAGATCACCAAGGTCACGGTGCCGAACACGCCGCGGTTCATCGCCGTCTCGCAGGACGGCAGCCGGCTGTACGCGAGCATGTTCGAGAACGACTTCACCGGCAACGGCCTCGCCGTGATCGACACGAAGGACCGCAAGCTGGTGAAGGCGATCCGCACCGGTCCGCGGCCGTTCGAGCCGGCGGTCGGGCCGGACGGGGACGTGTGGGTGCCGATTCACAACGGCGCGCGGGTGGAGATCTACGACGACCAGTCGCTGACCGAGTCGGGCCGGATCTCGGTGCCGCCGAACCCGCACTGGGTGACGTTCTCGCCGGACGGCAACACCGCCTACACCGCGAACCACGAGTCCAGCCAGATCTCGGTGGTGAACACGGCGGACCGGATCGTGCAGCGCAACATCAAGGTGGGGCGGTCGCCGCACGCGATAGCGCTGACCCCGGACGGCGCGAAGCTGATCGTCACGAACTACGACCTGGACCGGGTGGAGATCTTCGATACCGCGACGCTGCGCCGGATCAAGGCGGTCGGCGTGGGCAAGGAGCCGCAGGCGGTGATGACGTCGACGGACGGCAAGCACGCGTACGTGGTGAACGAGGGCTCCGACACCCTGTCCGTGATCGACATGAAGGCCGCGAAGGTGGTCTCGACGGTGAAGGTCGGTGACAGTCCCCGGGTCGTGGCGCTGTCCCCGGACGGTCTGCGACTCTACGTGACGGATGGGGGTGGACGTACGGTTACCGTGCTCAGGACCACGGAAGAGTGA
- a CDS encoding helix-hairpin-helix domain-containing protein: MVTPAVTSEVAPIEEPEKVEPVVTPERVAAPVAEPEPVAAAEPVVAPEPVAEPVAEPVAAPEPVAAPEPVAAPEPVAAPEPVAAPEPVAAPEPVAAPEPVAAAEPVAAAEPVVSSVVDDEPEAAPLTPAEIAAAVPADVPEPDDLTKIPGIGPKMAIALAAAGITTYAKLADSDADTLKQAVTSAGMRLAPTLKTWPDKARELIAVKS, from the coding sequence GTGGTGACGCCGGCGGTCACTTCGGAGGTTGCGCCGATCGAGGAGCCCGAGAAGGTCGAGCCGGTCGTCACGCCTGAGCGCGTTGCCGCACCTGTCGCTGAGCCTGAGCCTGTTGCCGCGGCTGAGCCGGTTGTCGCTCCTGAGCCGGTCGCCGAGCCGGTCGCAGAGCCTGTTGCCGCTCCTGAGCCCGTCGCCGCTCCCGAGCCCGTCGCCGCTCCCGAGCCCGTCGCCGCTCCCGAGCCCGTCGCCGCGCCCGAGCCCGTCGCCGCGCCCGAGCCCGTCGCCGCGCCTGAGCCTGTCGCTGCTGCTGAGCCTGTCGCTGCCGCTGAGCCGGTTGTTTCTTCGGTTGTCGACGACGAGCCGGAAGCCGCTCCGCTGACGCCTGCCGAGATCGCGGCCGCAGTTCCGGCCGACGTTCCGGAGCCCGACGACCTCACCAAGATCCCCGGCATCGGTCCGAAGATGGCGATCGCGCTCGCGGCGGCCGGCATCACGACCTACGCGAAGCTGGCCGACTCCGACGCCGACACGCTCAAGCAGGCGGTCACCTCGGCCGGGATGCGGCTCGCCCCGACGCTCAAGACCTGGCCGGACAAGGCCCGCGAGCTCATCGCCGTCAAGAGCTGA
- a CDS encoding APC family permease gives MTDTHEEQPTLNRVIGPALLLLFVVGDILGTGVYALTGKVANEVGGAVWLPFLLAFVVALLTAFSYLELVTKYPRAAGAALYTHKAFGIHFLTFMVTFAVMCSGLTSASSASKAFAGNFAEAFDLSLGDGFALTAVALAFITLVALINFRGVGESVKANVVLTCVELTGLLIVIFIGAWALGGGEGDLSRLTEFNTPPGESITLSVTAGTALAFFAMVGFEDSVNMAEETRDPVRIFPKVMLTGLCITGLIYVLVAISSVALVTPAELGSGDTPLLKVVSAGAPGFPLSVFAFITMFAVANSALINMMMASRLLYGMANERVLPRVLGRVHRTRRTPWVGIVFTTVIAFGLIWFADLTALGGTTALLLLCVFTVVNVAVLVLRRDPVDHDHFKAPTVIPVLGALACAFLASPLSGRAGADYRVAGVLLLIGVVLWALTYAANRYLPDAVSRR, from the coding sequence GTGACCGATACCCATGAGGAACAGCCGACACTCAATCGCGTCATCGGGCCGGCGCTGCTCCTGCTCTTCGTGGTCGGGGACATCCTCGGCACCGGCGTCTACGCCCTCACCGGCAAGGTCGCCAACGAGGTCGGCGGGGCGGTGTGGCTGCCGTTCCTGCTGGCGTTCGTGGTCGCGCTGCTCACCGCGTTCAGCTACCTCGAGCTGGTCACCAAGTACCCCCGGGCGGCCGGGGCGGCGCTCTACACGCACAAGGCGTTCGGCATCCACTTCCTCACCTTCATGGTCACCTTCGCGGTGATGTGCTCCGGGCTCACCTCGGCGTCCAGCGCGTCCAAGGCGTTCGCCGGGAACTTCGCCGAGGCGTTCGACCTGTCACTCGGCGACGGCTTCGCGCTCACCGCTGTCGCGCTCGCCTTCATCACCCTGGTCGCGCTGATCAATTTCCGGGGCGTCGGCGAGAGCGTCAAGGCCAACGTGGTGCTGACCTGCGTCGAGCTGACCGGCCTGCTGATCGTGATCTTCATCGGCGCGTGGGCGCTCGGCGGCGGCGAGGGCGACCTGTCCCGGCTGACCGAGTTCAACACCCCGCCCGGCGAGAGCATCACCCTGTCGGTCACCGCCGGGACGGCCCTCGCCTTCTTCGCGATGGTCGGCTTCGAGGACTCGGTCAACATGGCCGAGGAGACCCGCGATCCGGTACGGATCTTCCCGAAGGTGATGCTGACCGGGCTCTGCATCACCGGGCTGATCTACGTGCTGGTGGCGATCTCCTCGGTCGCGCTGGTGACACCGGCCGAGCTGGGCTCCGGCGACACCCCGCTGCTCAAGGTGGTCTCGGCCGGGGCGCCGGGCTTCCCGCTCTCGGTCTTCGCGTTCATCACGATGTTCGCGGTCGCCAACAGCGCCCTGATCAACATGATGATGGCGAGCCGCCTGCTGTACGGCATGGCGAACGAGCGGGTGCTGCCGCGCGTGCTCGGCCGGGTACACCGCACCCGGCGTACCCCGTGGGTGGGAATCGTCTTCACCACCGTGATCGCTTTCGGGTTGATCTGGTTCGCCGACCTGACCGCGCTCGGCGGCACCACCGCGCTGCTGCTGCTCTGCGTCTTCACCGTGGTCAATGTGGCGGTTCTCGTGCTGCGCCGGGATCCGGTCGACCACGATCACTTCAAGGCGCCCACCGTGATCCCGGTCCTCGGAGCGCTCGCGTGCGCCTTCCTCGCGAGCCCGCTCTCCGGCCGGGCCGGCGCGGACTACCGGGTCGCCGGGGTGCTGCTGCTGATCGGCGTGGTGCTGTGGGCTCTTACGTACGCGGCGAACCGCTATCTTCCGGACGCTGTTTCACGGCGGTAA